One region of Polynucleobacter paneuropaeus genomic DNA includes:
- a CDS encoding response regulator — protein MKPTNILIVDDTAENIDLLKAVLESRDYAVKTAASGAEALKSIEESMPDLVVLDVMMPEMSGYEVCQAIRQKPQTALLPVVMLTALDPSSEKVKGIEAGADDFLSKPINQAELLARVDSLLRIAGLQKEIADKNKELLQLNQDLEKKVAQQVEEIESLNKLKRSLPADVATKIVADKQEGLLQPHRKEITIAFFELRGFGNLVMDREPEEVMIILSEFHQILGKLISQFNGTVQRFSCDEIVIFFNDPIPVDNAPMQAINLAKRFQTAFANLKVRWSQKGYNPSLSLGIGVATGFATLGMMGFEGREDYTAIGAVTEIVSRLCREAKAGEILMDVRTQSRLNADSGAKPRGSIMFKDIDKSIEAFKIAQ, from the coding sequence ATGAAACCCACAAACATCTTAATTGTTGACGATACCGCTGAAAATATTGATCTATTAAAGGCTGTATTAGAGAGTCGTGACTATGCTGTTAAAACAGCTGCTAGTGGCGCCGAAGCCCTCAAATCTATCGAAGAGTCTATGCCTGATCTCGTGGTGCTAGATGTCATGATGCCTGAGATGTCCGGATATGAGGTGTGTCAGGCCATTCGTCAAAAACCACAAACTGCATTACTACCAGTAGTTATGCTCACAGCGCTGGATCCTTCCAGTGAAAAAGTCAAAGGAATAGAGGCTGGCGCAGATGACTTTTTAAGTAAGCCAATTAATCAGGCAGAACTGTTAGCGCGAGTAGATTCTTTGCTGCGTATCGCCGGCCTTCAAAAGGAAATTGCCGATAAAAATAAAGAGTTGTTACAACTGAATCAAGACCTAGAAAAAAAGGTTGCCCAACAAGTTGAGGAAATTGAGAGTCTTAATAAGCTCAAACGATCTTTGCCTGCTGATGTTGCCACCAAGATTGTTGCTGATAAACAAGAGGGTCTCCTGCAACCTCATCGCAAAGAAATCACCATTGCATTTTTTGAGTTGCGTGGCTTTGGTAATTTGGTGATGGATAGAGAGCCAGAAGAAGTCATGATCATTCTGAGCGAGTTTCATCAAATTCTTGGAAAACTCATTAGTCAATTTAATGGCACTGTGCAGCGTTTTTCTTGCGACGAAATCGTGATCTTTTTTAATGACCCGATACCGGTTGATAACGCTCCAATGCAGGCTATTAACCTGGCAAAACGGTTTCAAACAGCTTTCGCCAATCTCAAAGTTCGCTGGAGTCAAAAAGGCTATAACCCATCTTTGTCACTTGGGATTGGTGTTGCCACTGGATTTGCTACCTTGGGTATGATGGGTTTTGAGGGGCGTGAAGACTATACCGCAATTGGTGCAGTCACTGAAATTGTTTCAAGGCTATGCCGTGAAGCTAAGGCTGGAGAAATTTTGATGGATGTGCGAACTCAGTCACGCTTAAATGCAGATTCTGGTGCTAAACCCCGTGGCTCAATTATGTTTAAAGATATCGATAAGTCCATTGAGGCA
- a CDS encoding type II toxin-antitoxin system HicA family toxin: MAKVIGSYRGNSFSTDLLVILKEAGCNYHAPAHRGNHDIWFSPITGIYFPFDSKILSHHTANAILKIAGLPEQFEAHQDEEAEENAGK; the protein is encoded by the coding sequence ATGGCAAAAGTGATCGGGTCTTATCGTGGTAACTCTTTTTCTACAGATTTACTAGTCATACTCAAAGAAGCTGGTTGTAACTATCATGCGCCAGCCCACCGGGGCAATCACGACATTTGGTTCTCACCAATTACAGGGATCTACTTTCCGTTCGATAGTAAAATCCTCTCGCACCACACTGCTAATGCCATTCTCAAGATCGCAGGCCTGCCCGAACAGTTTGAGGCCCATCAAGATGAAGAAGCGGAAGAAAATGCCGGTAAGTAA
- a CDS encoding DUF1902 domain-containing protein, with product MEKVFLIRAEWDNDASIWSATSDDVLGLATEADSIDILFNKLSSMVPELILLNKLTEQPEIVYEVLARKSSVAHIPTEA from the coding sequence ATGGAAAAAGTATTTTTGATCCGCGCAGAGTGGGATAACGATGCGAGCATTTGGTCCGCCACCTCCGATGATGTATTGGGATTGGCAACTGAGGCTGACTCTATTGACATCCTCTTTAATAAGCTCTCTTCCATGGTTCCAGAGTTAATACTTTTAAATAAACTTACGGAACAGCCTGAAATTGTGTATGAAGTGCTAGCCCGTAAGTCGTCAGTAGCTCACATACCAACTGAGGCTTAA